A single window of Nitrospinota bacterium DNA harbors:
- a CDS encoding MBL fold metallo-hydrolase: protein MIKTTLVGHACLFIQSKETNILTDPVWFDYLWEEINTLCPSIVLEKDKVPPLDVLNISHRHQDHFDVRTLAYLVQNERLLTPDTLVLAPQDNLLLDILHELEFKNIKVVADFEPIQVKDVTLTPTPSRNQLSTAEDPFPEHGLLVNDGEVTIWNQVDSLVNPDIIQHITELYGQIDFFHSRFVPLIEGNFSYNKPITLPIDEYCTFLNVVKALSPRFVVPGSAAFRYRDELNFLNQYSFPTTQDQFLSDLEAFCPEVPRAPFFPGDVAHISKDEIHIEEQSSGFVRVKEDDSHLVIFKPNSEVPAIKTLTTDPEEYKREVEVVDNFIENGFLERIFKSELLGGWQHWQIVYQLEIFGQNGPQAWTIDFGQPGKPQLHKGETGKINLYEGISTSDLCALIEGNTAWDYVTLCGNYRTFNNIYRITDGRFELPPEDKSNYALEPLMDIFPWDNDMDRQKFMRDVKRWKGRPA from the coding sequence ATGATCAAGACGACTCTGGTCGGGCATGCCTGCCTGTTCATACAATCGAAGGAAACGAATATACTGACCGACCCGGTCTGGTTCGATTATCTCTGGGAGGAAATCAACACACTTTGTCCCAGCATTGTCCTTGAAAAAGATAAAGTTCCACCGCTTGATGTCCTCAATATTTCTCACAGGCATCAGGATCATTTTGATGTGCGCACCCTGGCATATCTGGTTCAAAATGAACGGCTCCTCACACCGGACACCCTTGTCCTCGCACCGCAGGACAATCTTCTGCTCGATATTCTCCATGAACTGGAGTTTAAAAATATAAAAGTGGTTGCCGATTTTGAACCCATCCAGGTCAAGGATGTGACCCTGACCCCGACTCCTTCACGCAACCAGTTGAGCACCGCTGAAGACCCTTTTCCCGAACATGGTCTATTGGTGAATGATGGTGAGGTGACAATCTGGAACCAGGTGGATTCTCTCGTAAACCCGGACATCATCCAGCACATCACCGAGCTATACGGCCAGATAGATTTTTTTCACTCCCGGTTTGTTCCATTGATAGAAGGAAATTTTTCTTATAACAAACCGATCACTTTGCCTATTGATGAATACTGCACATTCCTGAATGTTGTGAAAGCACTTTCTCCCAGGTTTGTCGTACCGGGCTCTGCCGCATTCAGGTATCGAGATGAGTTGAATTTCCTAAACCAGTATTCTTTTCCTACAACCCAGGATCAATTCCTGAGTGACCTTGAAGCTTTCTGCCCGGAAGTTCCACGCGCTCCATTTTTTCCAGGAGATGTTGCGCACATATCAAAGGATGAAATTCACATAGAAGAGCAGTCTTCCGGTTTTGTTCGTGTTAAAGAAGACGACAGCCATCTTGTTATCTTCAAGCCAAACTCTGAAGTTCCTGCCATAAAAACTCTAACTACCGACCCTGAAGAATATAAAAGGGAAGTTGAGGTGGTGGATAATTTCATTGAAAACGGTTTTCTAGAACGGATTTTTAAAAGTGAGTTGCTGGGTGGCTGGCAACATTGGCAAATCGTTTATCAGCTTGAAATTTTTGGGCAAAATGGACCGCAAGCCTGGACCATTGATTTTGGCCAACCTGGAAAACCACAACTGCATAAGGGCGAGACAGGAAAAATCAACCTCTACGAAGGTATTTCCACATCGGATTTATGCGCCCTGATAGAAGGCAATACCGCCTGGGATTATGTGACGCTATGCGGTAATTACCGCACCTTCAACAATATTTATCGAATCACAGATGGTCGGTTCGAGCTCCCGCCTGAAGACAAATCGAACTATGCCCTGGAACCCCTCATGGATATCTTCCCCTGGGACAACGATATGGATAGGCAAAAGTTCATGCGTGATGTCAAACGCTGGAAAGGCAGGCCTGCGTAG
- a CDS encoding DUF3365 domain-containing protein, which translates to MLTPEVVADYVHLVRESDRTVYAQHVVNRLEEQGVLHSKEKWENETALMLPAQFLLNSAIKSKRLGLNYRLISLYPINPQNRPANEFEQNGLESVEVHPIRPNIKRSKVGRKSFFRAIYPDIAVTRGCVECHNGHPKSPKKDFVLDDVMGGILVSFQLQ; encoded by the coding sequence ATGCTGACTCCGGAAGTGGTGGCGGACTATGTTCATTTAGTGCGGGAGTCGGACCGTACCGTTTATGCCCAGCATGTTGTAAATCGTTTGGAGGAACAGGGCGTTCTTCACTCCAAGGAAAAATGGGAAAATGAAACGGCCCTGATGCTTCCCGCGCAGTTTCTGTTAAACAGTGCGATCAAATCAAAACGATTAGGACTGAATTATCGTTTGATCAGTCTTTATCCTATTAATCCACAGAACAGACCTGCCAATGAGTTTGAACAAAACGGACTTGAAAGTGTTGAAGTACACCCGATTCGCCCGAATATAAAGCGATCCAAGGTGGGAAGGAAATCTTTTTTCAGAGCAATATATCCAGATATAGCCGTAACACGTGGATGCGTTGAATGCCACAATGGTCACCCAAAAAGTCCGAAAAAAGACTTTGTGCTTGATGATGTTATGGGTGGAATTCTTGTGAGTTTTCAGTTGCAGTAG
- a CDS encoding PHP domain-containing protein → MRKSEIHMHSIFSDGEFSPSDLVQIAEKNNVSILSLTDHDTFDGIPEFIQSADSTGITAFPGIEITVKFHDFNIHLLAYFKDYESIKPELRGRVKRMTETRETRMRQLIENVNAVIPAKFRGTIEFENVKRAAEGVLARPHLAREMVRLGIVSNTGQAFERYLVKYNVERENLDAHAAITLVRESKGVPVLAHPGERSYSLICPEKGRQPENAPVLLEELKGMGLLGLECHYPYHERMGTVNYFIDLANSFNLVITGSRDFHGFNSHQNVDIFGTTKMEPIFFEQFQEIWAS, encoded by the coding sequence CTGCGTAAATCTGAAATACATATGCACTCGATCTTTTCAGATGGTGAGTTTTCTCCTTCAGATTTGGTACAGATTGCTGAAAAAAATAATGTATCGATCTTGTCTCTCACCGATCATGATACTTTTGATGGTATTCCAGAATTTATTCAATCTGCAGATTCTACGGGTATCACGGCGTTTCCCGGAATTGAAATCACTGTAAAATTCCACGATTTTAATATACATCTTCTTGCCTATTTCAAGGATTATGAATCCATAAAACCTGAACTCAGGGGCCGTGTAAAAAGAATGACGGAAACCAGGGAAACACGCATGCGACAGTTGATTGAGAATGTGAACGCAGTCATTCCTGCTAAGTTTCGTGGGACCATTGAATTTGAGAATGTAAAAAGAGCTGCTGAAGGTGTCCTGGCACGGCCGCATCTTGCGCGTGAGATGGTGCGACTCGGTATTGTGTCCAATACGGGTCAGGCATTTGAAAGATACCTGGTGAAATATAATGTCGAACGGGAAAACCTGGATGCTCATGCCGCCATCACTCTGGTCCGGGAGAGCAAGGGAGTTCCTGTGTTAGCTCATCCTGGCGAGCGTTCCTACTCTCTGATCTGCCCTGAAAAAGGAAGGCAACCTGAAAACGCACCTGTATTATTAGAGGAATTGAAAGGTATGGGTCTATTGGGTCTTGAATGCCATTATCCCTATCATGAGAGAATGGGGACGGTGAATTATTTCATCGACCTGGCAAATAGTTTTAATTTAGTCATTACAGGTAGCCGAGATTTTCACGGATTTAACTCGCACCAGAATGTCGACATCTTCGGAACCACCAAAATGGAACCCATTTTCTTCGAACAATTCCAGGAAATTTGGGCATCTTGA
- a CDS encoding sulfite oxidase — protein MGNRQTPNSSRREFLKLSGLSALAVTTDLTLPFLQSSFADPLDDLTIPGKNGLRVLNNRPLNAETPPHLLDDVITPNDRHFVRNNGLVPEIDKTGWTLTVDGEVHNPLALTLEQLKRFKQYTYALQIECGGNGRAGYTPPAKGNQWTYGAIGCATYTGVRMKDVLQSAGLKSSAVYTGYYGGDPHLSGDPNKIPISRGTPISKAMDEHTLIVWEMNGQPLPALHGFPLRVVTPGWPGSTSIKWLKRIYVRDREHDGPKMTGYAYRVPRYPVSPGTHVPKEDMKIIESLPVKSLITFPKSRLNWNLKKSLLVRGHAWAGDRSVKAMHVSIDFGANWLAVSLAPPVNRFAWQNWNTAIDFPGKGYYEIWARATDSAGEMQPMVVPGWNPKGYLNNAMHRIAVNVT, from the coding sequence ATGGGAAATCGTCAAACACCAAATTCTTCTCGCAGGGAGTTTTTAAAGTTAAGCGGGCTTTCGGCCCTGGCAGTTACAACGGATTTAACCTTGCCTTTTCTTCAATCCTCATTTGCTGACCCTCTTGATGACTTAACGATACCCGGAAAGAATGGATTGAGAGTTTTGAATAACAGACCTTTAAATGCTGAGACCCCTCCTCATTTATTGGATGATGTGATAACTCCCAACGACCGGCATTTCGTCAGGAACAACGGACTCGTACCCGAAATAGATAAAACCGGGTGGACCCTTACTGTGGATGGAGAAGTGCACAATCCTCTGGCCCTGACACTGGAACAATTAAAACGATTCAAACAATATACCTATGCCTTGCAAATTGAGTGCGGAGGTAACGGAAGAGCGGGCTACACTCCACCCGCAAAAGGCAATCAATGGACATACGGTGCCATAGGTTGCGCGACCTACACAGGAGTTAGAATGAAAGATGTGCTCCAATCCGCAGGACTGAAGAGTTCCGCTGTGTATACGGGGTATTATGGTGGCGACCCTCACTTAAGTGGTGACCCCAATAAAATACCCATATCCCGAGGTACTCCTATCAGTAAGGCCATGGATGAACACACACTGATCGTCTGGGAAATGAACGGTCAGCCTTTACCCGCATTGCACGGGTTTCCCCTGCGCGTGGTCACACCGGGCTGGCCCGGATCGACCTCCATAAAGTGGCTGAAACGAATATATGTCCGTGACAGGGAGCACGATGGTCCTAAAATGACGGGTTATGCATACCGTGTTCCCCGGTACCCGGTATCTCCCGGAACTCATGTTCCCAAGGAAGATATGAAAATCATTGAATCATTGCCTGTGAAATCTCTGATCACATTTCCAAAATCACGTCTGAACTGGAATTTAAAAAAATCTCTTCTGGTAAGGGGGCATGCCTGGGCGGGAGATCGCAGTGTAAAAGCTATGCATGTTTCTATAGATTTTGGAGCAAATTGGCTGGCAGTGTCTTTGGCCCCCCCCGTCAATCGTTTTGCCTGGCAAAATTGGAACACTGCGATTGATTTTCCCGGGAAAGGCTATTATGAAATCTGGGCAAGAGCAACCGACAGTGCTGGTGAAATGCAACCCATGGTGGTCCCGGGATGGAACCCTAAGGGATATCTGAACAATGCCATGCACCGTATCGCCGTAAACGTAACTTAA
- a CDS encoding YebC/PmpR family DNA-binding transcriptional regulator, with product MSGHSKWASIKHKKGAADAKRGKIFTKLIKEITVAARIGGGDPDGNPRLRTAILIAKSKNMPVDNITRAIKKGTGELEGTHYEEHTYEGYGPGGAAIFLEAMTDNKNRTVSEIRAALSKAGGNLGENGCVGWMFEQKGLITVKTEAKTEDELMELAIDAGADDLKTVDDQYEITTAVESFEEVRKALEDAGVPMETAEITRIPQNTVSIDEKKGKALLKLMDILEDHDDIQKAYSNFDISDDVMAAILENS from the coding sequence ATGTCCGGTCATTCCAAGTGGGCTAGTATAAAACATAAAAAGGGCGCCGCCGACGCCAAACGTGGAAAAATTTTCACAAAACTGATTAAGGAAATCACCGTTGCCGCACGTATTGGTGGTGGAGACCCAGATGGAAACCCAAGACTCCGGACTGCTATCTTGATCGCCAAAAGCAAAAATATGCCTGTCGATAATATCACCCGCGCCATAAAAAAAGGCACCGGCGAGTTGGAAGGCACACATTACGAAGAACATACTTATGAGGGTTATGGCCCTGGTGGAGCAGCCATCTTTCTGGAAGCCATGACCGATAACAAAAATCGTACTGTCAGTGAAATTCGCGCCGCTCTCAGCAAAGCAGGTGGGAACCTGGGAGAAAACGGATGTGTCGGATGGATGTTTGAACAAAAGGGACTCATCACCGTCAAAACCGAGGCTAAAACTGAAGATGAGCTGATGGAACTCGCTATTGATGCCGGTGCCGATGACCTGAAGACGGTTGACGACCAATACGAGATCACAACTGCTGTTGAGAGTTTTGAAGAAGTGCGTAAAGCCCTGGAAGATGCGGGCGTGCCCATGGAAACGGCAGAAATCACCCGCATCCCGCAAAACACGGTTTCCATTGATGAAAAAAAAGGCAAAGCCCTTCTTAAACTTATGGATATTCTGGAAGACCACGACGACATCCAAAAAGCCTATTCAAATTTCGACATCTCGGATGATGTCATGGCCGCAATTTTAGAAAACAGTTAA
- a CDS encoding dienelactone hydrolase family protein: MKYFFQLVFYTVLSLATIAHAEVKSQEIDYSYKGTPLKGYFAYDSSIKGKRPGVLVVHEWWGHNDHARERARMLAKIGYTALAVDMYGDGKLADHPKKAGEFMSAAFNDWNTSKARFNKAKEILQSHETVDADRIGAIGFCFGGAVSIRMARGGADLDGVVAFHSALPLQPAIKNMKTSILVINGSQDAFLKPETLGSFTSQMMAGNADFTYMSLAGVKHSYTNKQADEFRKKFNIQALEYNRQADERAWSAMQKFFRRVFGQ, from the coding sequence ATGAAATATTTTTTTCAATTGGTTTTTTATACAGTTTTAAGTCTGGCAACGATAGCTCACGCTGAGGTTAAATCTCAAGAGATCGATTACAGTTATAAGGGTACACCATTAAAAGGCTATTTCGCTTATGACTCTTCTATTAAAGGAAAGCGTCCCGGAGTTTTAGTGGTTCACGAATGGTGGGGACATAATGACCATGCCCGGGAACGTGCTCGTATGCTTGCTAAAATTGGTTATACAGCATTGGCTGTCGATATGTATGGCGATGGAAAGTTAGCGGATCATCCCAAAAAGGCCGGGGAATTCATGAGCGCGGCTTTCAATGACTGGAATACTTCAAAAGCAAGATTTAACAAGGCCAAAGAAATTTTGCAATCTCATGAAACAGTGGATGCGGATCGTATTGGGGCAATCGGATTTTGTTTTGGAGGCGCGGTTTCTATTCGCATGGCTAGAGGCGGTGCTGACCTGGATGGAGTCGTTGCCTTTCACAGCGCATTGCCTTTGCAACCTGCGATCAAAAATATGAAAACTTCTATTCTGGTCATTAATGGTTCTCAGGATGCCTTCCTGAAACCTGAAACTTTAGGTTCATTTACCAGCCAGATGATGGCGGGCAATGCTGACTTTACCTATATGAGCCTGGCTGGCGTTAAACACAGCTATACCAACAAGCAGGCTGATGAATTCAGGAAAAAATTTAATATCCAAGCGCTGGAATACAACAGGCAAGCAGACGAAAGGGCCTGGTCAGCAATGCAGAAATTTTTCCGACGTGTATTTGGTCAATGA
- a CDS encoding 4Fe-4S dicluster domain-containing protein, with protein sequence MTEKTVEIKISGKTIQAKAGETLVHALWAAGMAESVKVGCAGGVCGACTVTLRYPDGRQGGTELACMKPVEDGMEVFPCPVSADNPAEPVVQPELAHLQSVFPALSRCTKCGSCTTACPMSIPVMDSVLRMQKGEFQAVAEDFTTCIHCGLCRYVCEDKVKPHNMGLWIRRSLGMSRDAAIKESEDTAEQEWEHLLNEDREERLERAIKFRQSGRVEP encoded by the coding sequence ATGACTGAGAAAACAGTGGAAATAAAAATTTCAGGCAAAACCATTCAAGCCAAAGCTGGAGAAACCCTGGTGCATGCCCTTTGGGCGGCGGGAATGGCAGAAAGCGTGAAGGTGGGGTGTGCGGGAGGGGTTTGTGGTGCCTGCACGGTTACTTTGCGCTATCCGGATGGAAGGCAGGGGGGAACTGAACTGGCTTGTATGAAACCGGTGGAAGATGGAATGGAGGTTTTCCCCTGTCCTGTTAGCGCAGATAATCCGGCCGAACCGGTGGTCCAGCCAGAGCTTGCTCATTTGCAGTCGGTGTTTCCTGCTCTTAGCCGTTGTACCAAATGTGGTAGCTGCACCACTGCCTGCCCCATGTCAATTCCGGTGATGGATTCAGTGTTGCGAATGCAGAAGGGTGAATTTCAAGCTGTAGCGGAAGACTTCACCACCTGTATCCATTGCGGACTATGCCGTTATGTATGTGAGGATAAAGTCAAGCCGCATAATATGGGACTTTGGATTCGTCGATCGCTGGGTATGAGCCGGGATGCAGCTATCAAAGAATCTGAGGATACTGCAGAGCAGGAATGGGAACACCTGCTCAATGAAGATCGCGAAGAGAGGCTTGAAAGGGCAATAAAGTTTCGACAATCCGGGAGGGTCGAACCGTGA
- a CDS encoding fumarylacetoacetate hydrolase family protein has translation MSELRINIEGQSFTPHRIFCIGKNYDKHVKELGGQVPDEPVVFMKPVWSIVSPGETLFLPQHGSLLHHEVEAVLLIGKEGQNIPEADATSYIAGVTLGLDLTLRDVQGRLKKSGLPWELSKAFEQSAPLGHFKAYNSDSIDLKDLTFSCSVNGELRQQGNTREMLFPVSQLIHVLSGWWKLKPGDIVFTGTPEGVGPIKAKDKVVIESPTTGSFSWVFGG, from the coding sequence ATGAGTGAATTGCGGATAAATATTGAAGGCCAGTCGTTCACGCCTCATAGGATTTTTTGCATTGGGAAAAACTATGACAAGCATGTGAAGGAGCTTGGAGGGCAAGTTCCAGACGAGCCGGTGGTTTTTATGAAACCGGTATGGAGTATTGTGTCACCGGGAGAAACCCTGTTTTTGCCACAACATGGCAGCCTTTTGCATCATGAAGTGGAAGCGGTGCTTTTAATAGGTAAGGAGGGGCAAAATATCCCTGAGGCCGATGCGACTTCTTATATTGCAGGGGTTACTCTGGGTCTGGATTTAACCCTGCGTGATGTTCAGGGGAGATTGAAAAAATCAGGATTGCCCTGGGAACTTTCCAAAGCTTTTGAACAGAGTGCTCCTTTAGGTCATTTCAAGGCTTACAATTCAGATAGCATTGACCTGAAAGACTTAACCTTCAGCTGCTCGGTTAACGGGGAACTTCGTCAGCAAGGCAATACTCGTGAAATGCTTTTTCCTGTCAGCCAATTGATTCATGTCTTAAGCGGATGGTGGAAATTAAAACCGGGTGATATTGTTTTTACCGGAACCCCTGAGGGCGTTGGTCCGATAAAGGCTAAAGACAAGGTGGTTATTGAAAGTCCGACTACGGGTTCTTTCTCATGGGTCTTTGGCGGGTAA
- the ruvA gene encoding Holliday junction branch migration protein RuvA, with translation MIAHLKGQLTYKSPEYAIVDVNGVGYQVFTPLSTYYALPGTGQTVSLKIHTRVREDELKLFGFLTEEEQTIFQKLITINKVGPRLALGILSGMSPEDLLSAVMNNDSARLSTIPGVGKKTAERLTLEMKDKLADLALEMEHTADSSPKEGFYDDALSALLNLGYKKPEAEKALKAIYNQNGQDASLEELIKESLNIL, from the coding sequence ATGATTGCCCACCTAAAAGGACAACTAACTTACAAATCTCCCGAATACGCCATTGTCGATGTAAATGGAGTTGGTTACCAGGTGTTCACACCCCTATCAACCTATTACGCCTTGCCCGGCACGGGACAAACAGTATCCCTTAAAATCCATACCCGGGTTCGGGAAGACGAGCTCAAACTCTTCGGCTTCCTGACAGAAGAGGAACAAACAATTTTCCAGAAGCTCATCACCATCAACAAGGTTGGTCCACGGCTGGCACTGGGCATCTTGTCCGGCATGTCTCCTGAAGATTTATTGTCCGCCGTGATGAATAACGATTCCGCAAGGCTGAGCACTATCCCCGGTGTTGGCAAAAAAACCGCGGAACGGCTAACTCTGGAAATGAAGGATAAACTTGCAGATCTTGCACTTGAAATGGAACATACAGCCGACTCCAGTCCTAAAGAAGGTTTTTATGACGATGCCCTGTCGGCACTTTTAAATCTAGGTTATAAGAAACCGGAAGCAGAAAAAGCCCTGAAAGCGATCTATAACCAAAATGGACAGGATGCCAGCCTTGAAGAGCTCATTAAAGAAAGTTTAAATATTTTATAG
- a CDS encoding DUF3365 domain-containing protein, whose product MKSFAFYVALIFLFIPYSAQSLEKGIPAGLAADFIHAVVEAGRTTYSEKVVEHLKNSVAASENWEQQHTLPLPAQFLSMSSKISNSRGIGIKYRLMSLWPLNKNNSPRSQNEKLRLEEVLKNTDKPFTWVVPREGRWYFEAIYPDIAVSETCVTCHNNHPNSPKNDFKVGDIMGGIIIDLPLGRRTEKMLMKNSC is encoded by the coding sequence ATGAAATCTTTCGCGTTCTATGTTGCCCTGATCTTTCTATTTATCCCCTATTCAGCCCAAAGTCTTGAAAAAGGAATCCCTGCCGGATTAGCCGCAGACTTCATCCATGCAGTGGTCGAAGCCGGGAGAACCACTTATTCTGAAAAAGTGGTTGAACACCTGAAAAACTCAGTCGCCGCTTCTGAAAACTGGGAACAGCAGCACACCTTACCTCTACCTGCCCAATTCCTTTCGATGTCATCCAAAATTTCCAACTCACGAGGAATTGGAATAAAGTACAGGTTAATGAGCCTTTGGCCGCTCAATAAAAATAATTCACCCCGGTCACAAAACGAAAAACTGCGGCTTGAGGAAGTTTTGAAGAATACAGATAAACCCTTCACCTGGGTCGTACCACGTGAGGGTCGTTGGTATTTTGAAGCTATTTATCCTGATATCGCCGTATCGGAAACCTGTGTCACCTGCCATAATAATCACCCGAACAGTCCAAAAAATGATTTTAAAGTTGGTGATATCATGGGAGGGATTATCATTGATCTGCCTTTGGGAAGGCGGACAGAAAAAATGTTGATGAAAAATTCATGCTGA
- the ruvC gene encoding crossover junction endodeoxyribonuclease RuvC translates to MGIDPGSNCTGFGIIEEIKNNLQPVYWSSVRTSSKHSFPQRLKLIYDELVLTMEKFQPDVVAVEDLFYATNVKTVIKLGQTRGITLLAAVNCGIELAEYSPLEIKQSVVGYGRADKNQVCDMVSTLLRLKEKPEPFDASDALAVAICHIHHAGLQQKIKKAQR, encoded by the coding sequence ATGGGAATTGATCCAGGTAGCAACTGCACTGGATTCGGTATCATAGAAGAGATAAAAAACAACCTGCAACCTGTATACTGGAGCAGTGTGCGCACTTCATCCAAGCATTCGTTCCCCCAACGACTCAAACTCATTTATGACGAACTTGTTTTAACAATGGAAAAGTTCCAGCCAGATGTGGTTGCGGTGGAAGACCTGTTCTATGCAACAAATGTAAAAACCGTAATAAAACTCGGACAAACAAGAGGTATCACCCTGCTCGCAGCTGTCAACTGCGGGATTGAACTGGCTGAATACAGCCCGCTGGAAATCAAACAGTCCGTGGTCGGTTATGGGCGCGCGGACAAAAACCAGGTGTGCGATATGGTCTCAACCCTTCTACGTCTAAAAGAAAAGCCTGAACCTTTTGACGCATCCGATGCCCTTGCTGTAGCCATCTGCCATATACATCATGCCGGACTTCAACAAAAAATTAAAAAAGCCCAGAGATAA
- a CDS encoding sigma-70 family RNA polymerase sigma factor, with protein sequence MNETATMTQAEVTDLTVEEREEWKADIAKSIDMLNEQERLIIALHYHEELTLAEIAQILDIPISKVKKIRDKTLQKFLSR encoded by the coding sequence ATGAATGAAACTGCAACGATGACCCAAGCTGAAGTTACAGATCTCACCGTCGAGGAACGGGAAGAGTGGAAAGCAGATATCGCCAAATCCATAGATATGCTCAATGAACAGGAACGACTGATAATAGCCCTGCATTATCATGAAGAATTGACACTTGCGGAAATCGCGCAAATTCTTGACATTCCCATATCAAAAGTAAAAAAAATCCGCGACAAAACCCTGCAAAAATTTCTCAGCCGCTAG
- the ruvB gene encoding Holliday junction branch migration DNA helicase RuvB has protein sequence MSSGQDNEEVQFDNSLRPGKLEEYVGQAKIKENLDIFISAAKMRDESLDHVLFYGPPGLGKTTLANIIASEMDTNIKSTSGPVIEKSGDLAALLTNLKKGDVLFIDEIHRLSNVIEEILYSAMEDYKLDIMIGQGPSARSIKLELPPFTLVGATTRAGLLTSPLRDRFGVVHRLDYYNEKELETILTRSAGILEIAIVPEGANEIARRSRGTPRIANRLLRRVRDYAQVKADGIITREVAAGALEMMEVDGKGLDKMDHKLLLAMIEKYSGGPVGIESLAASISEEKDTIEDVLEPYLIQTGFIQRTPRGRVATPMAYKHFNKLAPSQGSQENLF, from the coding sequence ATGAGTTCCGGGCAGGATAATGAAGAGGTTCAATTTGATAACAGCCTCAGGCCTGGCAAGCTGGAAGAATATGTCGGTCAGGCAAAGATCAAAGAAAACCTCGATATATTTATCTCCGCCGCAAAAATGAGAGATGAATCACTCGACCATGTCCTTTTTTACGGACCACCCGGGCTGGGTAAAACCACACTGGCTAACATCATCGCCTCTGAAATGGACACGAATATCAAAAGCACTTCGGGTCCAGTCATCGAAAAGTCGGGCGATCTCGCGGCACTTCTGACTAACTTGAAAAAAGGGGATGTTCTGTTTATTGATGAGATACACAGATTGTCCAATGTCATCGAAGAAATTCTCTATTCCGCGATGGAAGATTACAAGCTCGATATCATGATTGGCCAGGGACCAAGCGCCCGGTCCATAAAACTTGAATTGCCACCTTTCACCCTGGTGGGAGCCACAACAAGAGCAGGACTTCTCACTTCTCCATTGCGCGACCGTTTTGGAGTGGTTCATCGACTCGACTACTACAATGAAAAAGAACTGGAAACTATTCTTACCCGTTCAGCCGGCATTCTTGAAATCGCGATAGTCCCTGAAGGTGCGAATGAAATCGCACGCCGGTCACGCGGAACACCAAGAATCGCCAACCGCCTCTTAAGACGTGTAAGAGATTACGCCCAGGTGAAAGCCGATGGGATCATCACCCGTGAGGTAGCTGCTGGTGCCCTTGAGATGATGGAGGTTGATGGAAAAGGACTCGATAAAATGGACCACAAACTTCTGCTGGCTATGATTGAAAAATATTCTGGAGGTCCTGTAGGAATAGAAAGTCTTGCCGCATCAATAAGTGAAGAGAAAGATACCATCGAAGATGTGCTGGAACCTTACCTCATCCAGACGGGATTCATCCAGCGAACACCCCGTGGCCGGGTTGCCACCCCCATGGCCTACAAACATTTTAATAAACTTGCCCCCAGTCAGGGCAGCCAGGAAAATCTTTTCTAA